One Pantoea trifolii genomic region harbors:
- a CDS encoding substrate-binding domain-containing protein: MAVNSNIVGIVSDEFTNPNTVKLLNEVTRQLNARGLITLLLNANSRESYQSALHNAAQLPVSALVFLTSLFSDELSVAADILPQAKTVHLSHSASADANVVIADGYDAGAEMGLLLLSQGHQRFGFMHSQQNSATARQLDGFVASLQAEQKELKIELSAGGNDRELAYQAMMAYLKKTRAAERINALFCESDVLAFGALQAVRDFAQGAHVAVVGFDDVDEARASTWHLTSWAQRRDLLVAEALNRLLENLADTSNAWQQGELQVRHSHHGKHVPGEMSQCGCAIRH, encoded by the coding sequence ATGGCCGTAAATTCAAACATCGTCGGCATTGTCAGCGATGAGTTCACCAATCCCAATACCGTAAAACTGCTCAATGAAGTTACGCGCCAGCTGAATGCACGCGGCTTGATTACGCTGCTGCTCAATGCCAATTCCCGTGAAAGTTATCAAAGCGCGCTTCATAACGCCGCGCAACTTCCTGTCAGCGCTTTAGTGTTTCTGACCTCGCTGTTCAGCGATGAGTTGAGTGTGGCAGCCGATATCCTGCCGCAGGCCAAAACCGTCCATCTAAGCCACAGCGCCAGCGCGGATGCCAACGTCGTGATTGCCGATGGTTATGACGCAGGTGCAGAGATGGGATTGTTGCTGCTGTCGCAAGGTCATCAACGGTTCGGCTTTATGCACAGCCAGCAAAACAGCGCGACTGCGCGCCAGCTGGATGGTTTTGTCGCCAGCCTGCAAGCAGAACAGAAAGAACTGAAAATCGAGCTCTCTGCCGGTGGCAACGATCGCGAGCTGGCTTATCAGGCGATGATGGCGTATTTGAAGAAAACGCGTGCTGCCGAGCGCATCAATGCGCTGTTCTGCGAAAGCGATGTGTTGGCGTTTGGTGCGTTACAAGCGGTGCGTGACTTCGCACAAGGTGCTCATGTTGCGGTGGTGGGTTTTGATGATGTCGATGAAGCGCGCGCGTCAACCTGGCATCTCACCAGTTGGGCGCAGCGTCGTGATTTGCTGGTGGCTGAAGCGTTGAATCGTTTATTGGAGAACCTCGCTGATACCAGTAACGCCTGGCAGCAGGGCGAGTTACAGGTGCGCCATTCGCATCACGGCAAGCATGTGCCGGGCGAAATGTCGCAGTGCGGCTGTGCGATTCGGCATTGA
- a CDS encoding cysteine hydrolase family protein produces the protein MQPQHKALLVIDMQNGLFHATPAPYAAESVLANINQLIALAHLAHAPVFFARHSGPDGSPFAESGPLTQLIPELQMDASHDRVFVKRYPNCFRETELLSALKSADIQELVIVGMKSEYCVDTTCRAAADLGFRVVLIEDGHTSVDNGVLSAEQIIAHHNQTLAGPFVQLSACVEYSFAV, from the coding sequence ATGCAGCCACAACATAAAGCCTTGTTAGTCATTGATATGCAGAATGGGTTATTTCACGCTACGCCAGCGCCCTATGCGGCGGAATCTGTTTTAGCCAATATCAATCAGCTGATCGCGTTAGCCCATCTAGCGCATGCGCCGGTTTTCTTCGCTCGCCACTCCGGACCGGATGGATCGCCCTTCGCCGAAAGCGGTCCGCTGACTCAATTGATTCCTGAACTGCAGATGGATGCATCGCACGATCGGGTATTTGTGAAGCGCTATCCCAACTGTTTCCGCGAAACTGAATTACTGTCAGCCCTGAAAAGTGCCGATATTCAAGAGTTAGTGATTGTTGGAATGAAGAGCGAATACTGCGTGGATACCACTTGTCGTGCTGCCGCAGATTTAGGTTTTCGCGTTGTGCTGATTGAGGATGGACATACTTCGGTGGATAACGGCGTGCTGAGCGCTGAGCAGATTATTGCGCACCATAATCAAACCTTGGCTGGGCCCTTTGTGCAGCTATCAGCGTGTGTCGAATATTCATTTGCGGTGTAA